In Actinomadura citrea, a single window of DNA contains:
- the cbiE gene encoding precorrin-6y C5,15-methyltransferase (decarboxylating) subunit CbiE: protein MLTVVGRDGTPLSEGAKAALESATLVIGAPAHLDGLPMASDVRTVATTVFAEALEGVDVTEEDVVLVVDGDPGYFGVVRELLEKGHAPESFPATTLVARAFSQAGLPWDDALVVSAKGGHLRQAVNACRAHPKVAVLTEPGAGPSELARALFPVTPRSFVVCEDLGGPKERIVYVRPAEATTRPWNDPEVVLVLDNRHALGEANWVPGPVLGPAGWALPAEAFGDGPGPRPDVRAFVLAKLGPRVGDMVWDVESGDGSVGIECARFGAAVVAVDRDHSASARVRENVRLHGVKVAMASGDVRSSAEHLPEPDAVFLGRGGPEAVRVCAALRPSRIVVLAAPGEAQAILDELGGQGFAADAVRLQAAPLTTRGEAAEPVIVVWGERDARTPAWRPSRTGRPIETIPALPGVVEERS from the coding sequence ATGCTGACGGTCGTCGGCCGCGACGGGACGCCCCTCTCCGAGGGGGCGAAGGCGGCTCTGGAAAGTGCCACGCTGGTCATAGGCGCCCCAGCCCATCTGGACGGGCTGCCCATGGCATCGGATGTCCGCACGGTCGCCACCACGGTGTTCGCCGAGGCGCTCGAAGGCGTCGACGTCACCGAAGAGGACGTCGTCCTCGTCGTGGACGGCGACCCCGGCTACTTCGGCGTCGTCCGCGAACTACTCGAAAAGGGCCACGCGCCAGAGAGCTTCCCCGCGACGACCCTGGTAGCGCGTGCCTTCTCCCAGGCAGGATTGCCCTGGGACGACGCTCTCGTGGTCTCCGCCAAGGGCGGGCACCTGAGGCAGGCCGTGAACGCGTGCCGCGCCCATCCGAAGGTGGCCGTCCTGACCGAGCCGGGCGCGGGACCGTCCGAGCTGGCGCGCGCGCTGTTCCCCGTCACGCCGCGCTCCTTCGTGGTGTGTGAAGACCTGGGCGGGCCTAAAGAGCGGATCGTCTACGTCCGGCCGGCGGAGGCGACCACTCGCCCATGGAACGACCCCGAGGTCGTGCTCGTCCTGGACAACCGCCACGCGCTGGGCGAAGCGAACTGGGTCCCCGGGCCCGTGCTCGGCCCCGCCGGATGGGCGCTCCCGGCGGAGGCCTTCGGCGACGGACCCGGCCCACGCCCTGACGTGCGCGCCTTCGTCCTGGCCAAGCTCGGCCCCAGGGTCGGCGACATGGTGTGGGACGTGGAGTCCGGCGACGGCTCGGTCGGCATCGAGTGCGCCCGCTTCGGCGCGGCCGTCGTCGCCGTCGACCGCGACCACTCCGCGTCCGCGCGGGTGCGGGAGAACGTCCGCCTGCACGGCGTCAAGGTCGCGATGGCGTCGGGCGACGTCCGGTCCAGCGCCGAGCACCTTCCCGAGCCCGACGCCGTCTTCCTCGGCCGCGGCGGGCCGGAGGCCGTCCGGGTCTGCGCGGCGCTCCGCCCGTCCCGGATCGTCGTCCTCGCCGCGCCCGGCGAGGCTCAGGCCATACTGGACGAACTGGGCGGGCAGGGCTTCGCCGCCGACGCCGTCCGGCTCCAGGCCGCCCCGCTGACCACGCGGGGGGAGGCCGCGGAGCCCGTGATCGTCGTCTGGGGCGAACGCGACGCCCGCACCCCCGCGTGGCGGCCGTCCCGGACGGGCCGCCCCATCGAGACCATCCCCGCCTTGCCCGGAGTTGTGGAGGAGCGCAGTTGA
- the cobT gene encoding nicotinate-nucleotide--dimethylbenzimidazole phosphoribosyltransferase, whose product MNLIEETVASIAPPDGAAMRDARDLQARLTKPPGSLGVLEEVSVRLAGLAGQCPPPLPEPAAVAVFAADHGVHAQGVTPWPQEVTAQMVANFLAGGAVVNAFAAQVGAAVTVVDIGVATELEEAPGLLRRKIAPGTADMTAGPAMTADQARRAAETGIEVARDLHAQGARCLLTGDMGIANTTASAALIAAFTGLPPERVTGRGTGIDDATHAHKVEVVRTALDRHGLLEGHGRAPMEVLAAVGGLEHAAIAGFVLGAAALRVPVVLDGVIAGAAALAAAALCPDALGACVAGHRSAEPGHGAAVDHLGLRPLVDLELRLGEGTGALLALPLVQGAARVLHEVATFDSAGVSEKDAGRP is encoded by the coding sequence ATGAACCTGATCGAGGAGACCGTCGCCTCCATCGCCCCTCCGGACGGGGCGGCCATGCGGGACGCACGCGACCTGCAGGCCCGGCTCACCAAGCCGCCCGGGTCGCTCGGCGTCCTGGAGGAGGTGTCGGTCCGGCTCGCCGGACTCGCCGGGCAGTGCCCGCCGCCGCTGCCCGAACCCGCCGCCGTCGCCGTGTTCGCCGCCGACCACGGTGTCCACGCCCAGGGCGTCACCCCGTGGCCGCAGGAGGTCACGGCGCAGATGGTGGCCAACTTCCTGGCCGGCGGCGCCGTCGTCAACGCGTTCGCCGCCCAGGTCGGCGCCGCCGTCACGGTGGTCGACATCGGCGTCGCCACCGAGCTGGAGGAGGCCCCCGGCCTGCTCCGCCGCAAGATCGCGCCGGGCACCGCCGACATGACGGCAGGGCCCGCGATGACCGCCGACCAGGCGCGGCGCGCCGCCGAGACGGGCATCGAGGTCGCCCGTGATCTTCACGCGCAGGGCGCCCGGTGCCTGCTCACCGGGGACATGGGGATCGCCAACACCACCGCGTCCGCCGCGCTGATCGCCGCCTTCACCGGCCTGCCGCCCGAGCGGGTCACCGGCCGGGGGACCGGCATCGACGACGCCACCCACGCGCACAAGGTCGAGGTGGTGCGCACCGCCCTGGACCGGCACGGGCTCCTCGAAGGGCACGGCAGGGCGCCGATGGAGGTCCTCGCGGCCGTGGGCGGGCTGGAGCACGCCGCGATCGCCGGGTTCGTCCTCGGTGCGGCCGCGCTGCGCGTCCCCGTCGTCCTGGACGGTGTGATCGCCGGCGCCGCCGCCCTCGCCGCCGCCGCGCTGTGCCCGGACGCCCTCGGCGCGTGCGTCGCCGGGCACCGCTCGGCCGAGCCCGGTCACGGCGCCGCCGTCGACCACCTCGGCCTGCGGCCGCTGGTCGACCTTGAGCTGCGGCTCGGCGAGGGAACCGGTGCCCTGCTGGCGTTGCCACTGGTCCAGGGCGCGGCGCGAGTCCTGCACGAGGTCGCCACCTTCGACTCCGCCGGAGTGAGCGAGAAGGACGCCGGGCGGCCGTAA
- a CDS encoding acetolactate synthase large subunit produces the protein MSTQDAARLLVRTLEAEGVEYVFGIPGEENIHFVDALNDSPIRYILVRHEQGAAFMAEIYGRLTGKAGVASATLGPGAINLQLGVADATTNSTPVVAISAQVGLDRIYKESHQIVDLVSLFRPITKWSELAPRAEALPEMVRKAFKTAQTERPGAVYLAIPEDVESAEVSEDLAPLPVNVVRAQEPSASQIARAADVIALARRPVVLAGHGATRARASDALVHFSERLGLPVATTFNGKGVFPDDHRNALGAVGFMRHDYVNFGFDEADVLVAVGYELQEFDPVKINPNADKKIIHIHQSPAEVDDHYPVEVGIQGDVSRSLRALADSVHRRFDVNGTDRPPAPAHHRPTDELRSTGQKIRQMLREELAEGATEDGHPLSPRRIIADVRAAMGRSDIVLADTGAVKMWMARMYPTYEPNTLLVSNGLSSMGFSVPGAIAAKLAHPGRRVLAATGDGAFLMNSQELETAVRENIPITVLIWDDSAYGLIEWKMDLDLGRSSNIRFGNPDFVRYAESFGARGYRVESAAELLPTLRKALADDAVSVITVPVDYSHNLQLTDKLGDLTGPF, from the coding sequence ATGTCCACGCAGGACGCCGCCCGGCTTCTCGTCAGGACCCTTGAGGCGGAGGGCGTCGAGTACGTCTTCGGCATCCCGGGCGAGGAGAACATCCATTTCGTCGACGCGCTGAACGACTCGCCGATCCGCTACATCCTCGTCCGGCACGAGCAGGGCGCCGCGTTCATGGCGGAGATCTACGGCCGCCTCACCGGCAAGGCGGGCGTGGCCTCCGCGACGCTCGGCCCCGGCGCGATCAATCTCCAGCTCGGCGTCGCCGACGCCACCACCAACAGCACGCCCGTCGTCGCGATCTCCGCCCAGGTCGGCCTGGACCGGATCTACAAGGAGTCGCACCAGATCGTCGACCTGGTGTCCCTGTTCCGCCCGATCACCAAGTGGTCGGAGCTGGCACCGCGGGCGGAGGCGCTGCCCGAGATGGTGCGCAAGGCGTTCAAGACGGCCCAGACCGAACGTCCCGGCGCCGTCTACCTGGCGATCCCGGAGGACGTCGAGTCGGCCGAGGTCTCCGAAGACCTCGCGCCCCTGCCGGTGAACGTCGTGCGCGCGCAGGAGCCCTCGGCGTCCCAGATCGCCCGCGCCGCCGACGTGATCGCCCTCGCGCGGCGGCCGGTCGTCCTGGCCGGCCACGGCGCCACCCGGGCCCGCGCGAGCGACGCCCTGGTGCACTTCTCCGAGCGCCTCGGCCTGCCGGTCGCCACCACGTTCAACGGCAAGGGCGTCTTCCCCGACGACCACCGCAACGCCCTCGGCGCGGTCGGCTTCATGCGCCACGACTACGTCAACTTCGGATTCGACGAGGCGGACGTGCTGGTCGCCGTCGGCTACGAGCTCCAGGAGTTCGACCCCGTCAAGATCAACCCGAACGCGGACAAGAAGATCATCCACATCCACCAGTCGCCCGCCGAGGTCGACGACCACTACCCGGTCGAGGTCGGCATCCAGGGCGACGTGTCCCGGTCGCTGCGCGCCCTCGCCGACTCGGTCCACCGCCGCTTCGACGTGAACGGGACCGACCGTCCTCCAGCCCCCGCCCACCACCGTCCAACGGACGAGCTCCGCTCGACGGGCCAGAAGATCCGCCAGATGCTCCGGGAGGAGCTGGCCGAGGGCGCGACCGAGGACGGCCACCCGCTCTCCCCCCGCCGCATCATCGCCGACGTCCGCGCCGCGATGGGCCGCAGCGACATCGTCCTGGCCGACACCGGCGCGGTGAAGATGTGGATGGCGCGCATGTACCCGACCTACGAGCCGAACACGCTGCTGGTCTCCAACGGCCTGTCGTCGATGGGCTTCTCCGTCCCCGGCGCGATCGCCGCCAAGCTCGCGCACCCCGGGCGCAGGGTCCTGGCGGCGACGGGGGACGGCGCGTTCCTGATGAACTCCCAGGAGCTGGAGACGGCCGTCCGCGAGAACATTCCGATCACCGTGCTGATCTGGGACGACTCCGCCTACGGGCTGATCGAGTGGAAGATGGACCTCGACCTCGGGCGCAGCTCGAACATCAGGTTCGGCAACCCCGACTTCGTCCGGTACGCCGAGAGCTTCGGCGCCCGCGGCTACCGCGTCGAGTCGGCCGCCGAGCTGCTGCCCACCCTCCGCAAGGCCCTCGCCGACGACGCGGTCTCCGTCATCACCGTCCCGGTCGACTACTCCCACAACCTGCAGCTGACCGACAAGCTCGGCGATCTCACCGGCCCCTTCTGA
- a CDS encoding helix-turn-helix domain-containing protein gives MTYRPTVRGRRLARELRKLREEQGLTLQEVADRLDWSRATVSRLETSQTRPKPGDIADILDLYGVPSPDRDALITLARQAGQRGWWTAYQDVFAGSYVALEDEASHIRTWDPQLVHGLLQTEDYSRAVITAGRLLPSEEEIERRIAARKIRQALLDRADAPRFQVIFDEAVLHRPIGGEKVMRAQLSALATVAEIRPSVTIQVLPYTAAAHAGLDGRFTILSYPDPAGPDIAYVEGTMGDVYLESAEEIAKHRDRFERIMKRALSPEESAHLIAEAARSSL, from the coding sequence ATGACCTACCGCCCCACCGTCCGTGGCCGCCGTCTCGCCAGGGAGCTCCGCAAGCTGCGCGAGGAGCAGGGCCTGACGCTGCAGGAAGTGGCGGACCGGCTCGACTGGTCGAGAGCCACCGTCTCCCGCCTGGAAACCAGTCAGACCCGCCCGAAACCCGGCGACATCGCCGACATCCTCGACCTGTACGGCGTGCCGAGCCCGGACCGCGACGCGCTCATCACCCTGGCCCGGCAGGCCGGTCAGCGCGGCTGGTGGACCGCCTACCAGGACGTCTTCGCGGGCAGCTACGTCGCACTGGAGGACGAGGCCTCGCACATCCGCACCTGGGATCCGCAGCTCGTGCACGGGCTGCTGCAGACCGAGGACTACTCCCGCGCGGTGATCACGGCGGGCCGGCTGCTGCCCTCGGAGGAGGAGATCGAGCGCCGCATCGCCGCCCGCAAGATCCGCCAGGCGCTGCTGGACCGCGCCGACGCGCCGCGCTTCCAGGTGATCTTCGACGAGGCGGTGCTGCACCGCCCGATCGGCGGCGAGAAGGTGATGCGGGCCCAGCTGAGCGCCCTCGCCACCGTCGCGGAGATCCGCCCATCCGTCACGATCCAGGTACTCCCCTACACGGCAGCGGCACATGCGGGCCTAGATGGACGTTTCACCATATTGTCGTATCCGGACCCCGCAGGCCCCGATATCGCCTACGTCGAGGGCACCATGGGCGACGTTTACCTCGAGAGCGCCGAGGAAATAGCAAAACATAGGGACCGCTTCGAACGGATCATGAAGCGGGCCCTGTCCCCCGAGGAGTCCGCGCACCTCATAGCCGAGGCAGCAAGGAGCAGCCTGTGA
- a CDS encoding TetR/AcrR family transcriptional regulator, translating into MSYQRLSPDERRAQILDVARRMFTELPYAEVSTAAIARETGVQRGLIHYYFGTKRELFLKVVQGLTASAAMQAPPPDERLALPEAVELLVNLFLDTAERNATTWFAALDAEGFGQDPELLRIVNRFRDETVEHMLAVLRVAEPTETLRAVLRVYSGLADAATRQWLQEKTLDRDQVRTLLTRSLLTLVSDIGPALERAPEDRPRAGAG; encoded by the coding sequence GTGAGCTACCAGCGCCTGTCCCCGGACGAGCGGCGCGCCCAGATCCTGGACGTCGCGCGGCGGATGTTCACCGAACTGCCCTACGCCGAGGTGTCCACCGCCGCGATCGCGCGGGAGACCGGCGTGCAGCGCGGCCTGATCCACTACTACTTCGGGACGAAGCGGGAGCTGTTCCTCAAGGTCGTCCAGGGGCTGACGGCCTCGGCCGCGATGCAGGCCCCGCCGCCGGACGAGCGGCTGGCGCTGCCCGAGGCGGTCGAGCTGCTCGTCAACCTGTTCCTCGACACCGCCGAGCGCAACGCGACCACGTGGTTCGCCGCGCTCGACGCCGAGGGGTTCGGACAGGACCCCGAACTCCTGCGCATCGTCAACCGCTTCCGGGACGAGACGGTCGAGCACATGCTGGCCGTGCTGCGCGTGGCCGAGCCGACCGAGACGCTGCGGGCCGTGCTGCGCGTCTACTCCGGGCTCGCGGACGCGGCGACGCGCCAGTGGCTCCAGGAGAAGACGCTCGACCGCGACCAGGTGCGCACGCTGCTCACCCGGTCGCTGCTCACGCTGGTCAGCGACATCGGCCCCGCCCTGGAGCGGGCCCCGGAGGACCGGCCGCGGGCCGGCGCGGGCTAG
- a CDS encoding precorrin-8X methylmutase, whose translation MTVRRPHPIEVRSYEVLRSRVDLSPMPPLWRAVAERVIHATADLEYAVDLVTTEEALVQGWSALRAGAPIVTDEGMAAAGISAREAVCHAADPAAARMARAAGITRSAAAVRLSYSEVGPGAVWVVGSAPEAIFEIVARRVSPALVVGMPVGFVGACEAKEALRASGLPQLSNVSEKGGSAVAAAAVNALLYYEAERP comes from the coding sequence TTGACCGTCCGCCGGCCCCACCCGATCGAGGTGCGCTCGTATGAGGTCCTCCGGTCCCGCGTCGACCTGTCCCCGATGCCGCCGCTGTGGCGGGCGGTGGCGGAGCGGGTGATCCACGCCACCGCCGACCTGGAGTACGCGGTGGACCTGGTGACCACGGAGGAGGCCCTCGTCCAGGGCTGGTCCGCGCTGCGCGCCGGCGCGCCGATCGTCACCGACGAGGGCATGGCCGCCGCCGGGATCAGCGCCCGCGAGGCGGTCTGCCACGCCGCCGACCCGGCCGCCGCCCGGATGGCGCGCGCCGCCGGCATCACCCGGTCGGCCGCGGCCGTCCGGCTGTCGTACTCGGAGGTGGGACCGGGCGCGGTCTGGGTGGTCGGCTCCGCGCCCGAGGCGATCTTCGAGATCGTCGCCCGCCGGGTCAGCCCCGCCCTGGTGGTCGGGATGCCGGTGGGCTTCGTCGGCGCCTGCGAGGCCAAGGAGGCCCTGCGCGCGAGCGGGCTGCCGCAGCTCAGCAACGTCTCGGAGAAGGGCGGGTCGGCGGTCGCGGCCGCCGCCGTCAACGCGCTGCTCTACTACGAGGCGGAACGGCCGTGA
- a CDS encoding DUF397 domain-containing protein gives MTHLQRELNLAVWRKSSRSGSGDQCVEMAALSSDLRAVRDSKDPSGPALVLTPAAWRDLLDGIREG, from the coding sequence GTGACCCACCTCCAGCGCGAACTCAACCTGGCCGTCTGGCGCAAGTCGTCCCGCAGCGGAAGCGGAGACCAGTGCGTCGAGATGGCCGCCCTGTCCAGCGATCTGCGCGCCGTGCGCGACTCCAAGGACCCCTCCGGACCGGCACTGGTACTGACGCCGGCCGCCTGGCGGGATCTGCTGGACGGGATCAGGGAGGGCTAG
- a CDS encoding LLM class F420-dependent oxidoreductase encodes MTAELKLGINVGYWQRDPEDQTETVLAAERCGYDSVFTAEAYGSDAFTTLAWYGARTSRIKLGTAVVQMSARTPAATAMHALTLDALSGGRVILGLGASGPQVVEGWYGQPFPKPLARTREYLDIVRQVWRREDPVTSEGPHYPLPYPGGSGLGKPLKSIAHPLRPEIPVYLGAEGPKNVALSAGVAQGWLPLFVDPEQIEPVFGGSLAGRPEGFEIAATVTTIVTDDLAAALEFAKIPLAFYIGGMGAKDRNFHLDLIGRLGYAEEAGRVQELFLSGRRDEAIKAVPDGLADAISLLGPLGRIKERLRLWRDSPVTTLLIAGVKDEPTLRAIKEMVDS; translated from the coding sequence GTGACCGCGGAACTCAAGCTCGGCATCAACGTCGGCTACTGGCAGCGCGACCCCGAGGACCAGACCGAGACGGTCCTGGCCGCCGAGCGCTGCGGCTACGACTCGGTGTTCACAGCCGAGGCGTACGGCTCGGACGCGTTCACCACGCTGGCCTGGTACGGCGCCCGCACGTCCCGGATCAAGCTGGGCACGGCCGTCGTGCAGATGTCGGCGCGGACCCCGGCGGCCACCGCGATGCACGCGCTCACCCTGGACGCCCTGTCGGGCGGGCGCGTGATCCTCGGGCTCGGCGCGTCCGGTCCGCAGGTCGTGGAGGGCTGGTACGGGCAGCCGTTCCCGAAGCCGCTCGCCCGCACCCGCGAGTACCTCGACATCGTCCGGCAGGTGTGGCGCCGCGAGGACCCGGTGACCAGCGAGGGCCCGCACTACCCGCTGCCCTACCCCGGCGGGTCGGGCCTCGGCAAGCCGCTGAAGTCGATCGCCCACCCCCTGCGCCCGGAGATCCCCGTCTACCTGGGCGCGGAGGGCCCGAAGAACGTCGCGCTGTCCGCCGGGGTCGCGCAGGGCTGGCTGCCGCTGTTCGTCGACCCCGAGCAGATCGAGCCCGTCTTCGGCGGGTCGCTGGCCGGACGCCCGGAGGGCTTCGAGATCGCCGCGACCGTCACCACGATCGTCACCGACGACCTGGCGGCCGCGCTGGAGTTCGCCAAGATCCCGCTCGCCTTCTACATCGGCGGGATGGGCGCCAAGGACCGCAACTTCCACCTCGACCTGATCGGCCGGCTCGGCTACGCGGAGGAGGCGGGACGCGTCCAGGAGCTGTTCCTGAGCGGCCGCCGGGACGAGGCGATCAAGGCCGTGCCGGACGGGCTGGCCGACGCGATCTCGCTCCTGGGCCCGCTCGGGCGGATCAAGGAGAGGCTGCGGCTGTGGCGGGACAGCCCGGTCACGACCCTGCTGATCGCCGGGGTGAAGGACGAGCCGACGCTGCGCGCCATCAAGGAGATGGTCGACTCCTGA
- a CDS encoding ATP-binding protein: MKTTPAHLTAESMADAMAGGDPARGDGVPGWVWALPGGPGGAGYARRVLCDALASLGVPPDGTADARLMVSELATNAHQHAGEHGPHELWLYMGDGTAGEVRCAVFDTHADVGLPGYSWTSGDCGRGLSIVHELSNGRWGLRRTLSRLGPPVRGKAVWFAVPGTIQTRPG; this comes from the coding sequence GTGAAGACCACGCCAGCCCACCTGACGGCGGAGAGCATGGCCGACGCTATGGCGGGCGGTGACCCAGCCCGGGGCGACGGTGTGCCCGGGTGGGTGTGGGCCCTGCCGGGCGGCCCCGGAGGGGCGGGGTACGCCCGCCGCGTCCTGTGCGACGCCCTCGCCTCCCTCGGCGTACCGCCGGACGGGACGGCCGACGCCCGGCTCATGGTGAGCGAACTGGCCACCAACGCCCACCAGCACGCCGGCGAGCACGGCCCGCACGAGCTGTGGCTCTACATGGGGGACGGGACGGCGGGCGAAGTGCGGTGCGCCGTCTTCGACACCCATGCCGACGTCGGCCTGCCGGGGTACTCCTGGACGTCCGGCGACTGCGGGCGCGGGCTCAGCATCGTCCACGAGCTGTCCAACGGACGCTGGGGCCTGCGGCGGACCCTCTCGCGCCTCGGGCCGCCCGTCCGCGGCAAGGCCGTCTGGTTCGCCGTCCCCGGAACCATCCAGACGCGCCCCGGCTAG
- a CDS encoding methyltransferase domain-containing protein, whose protein sequence is MTAKATYTHGHHESVLSAHQWRTVENSAPHLVEHLRPGLSVLDVGCGPGTITAGIAERVAPGRVVAADSAETVLDEARRNTAPLDNVEFAVADVHALDHPDGTFDVVHAHQVLQHVGDPVQALREMRRVARPGGIVAAREADFGTMVWYPDPPGMDAWLPIYYKVARGNGGEPEAGRRLVSWARAAGFTDVTASASAWCYATPQEREWWSESWGGRLIRSSVADHAVAGGHATRAELQRVYEGWKAWAAAEDGWYSVTHGEIICRV, encoded by the coding sequence ATGACCGCGAAGGCGACCTACACCCACGGCCACCACGAGAGCGTTCTGAGCGCGCACCAGTGGCGCACGGTCGAGAACTCCGCCCCCCACCTGGTCGAGCACCTGCGGCCCGGCCTGTCGGTGCTGGACGTCGGCTGCGGACCGGGCACCATCACCGCCGGGATCGCCGAACGCGTGGCGCCGGGCCGCGTCGTCGCCGCCGACTCGGCCGAGACGGTCCTGGACGAGGCCCGCAGGAACACCGCCCCGCTGGACAACGTCGAGTTCGCGGTCGCCGACGTCCACGCCCTGGACCATCCCGACGGCACGTTCGACGTCGTCCATGCCCACCAGGTCCTGCAGCACGTCGGCGACCCCGTCCAGGCACTGCGGGAGATGCGCCGCGTGGCCCGGCCCGGAGGGATCGTCGCCGCGCGCGAGGCCGACTTCGGCACCATGGTCTGGTACCCGGACCCGCCCGGCATGGACGCCTGGCTGCCGATCTACTACAAGGTCGCGCGCGGCAACGGCGGCGAGCCCGAGGCCGGCCGCCGCCTCGTCTCCTGGGCGCGCGCCGCCGGGTTCACCGACGTCACCGCCTCCGCCTCGGCCTGGTGCTACGCCACCCCGCAGGAGCGCGAGTGGTGGAGCGAGTCCTGGGGCGGCCGCCTGATCAGGTCGTCGGTGGCCGACCACGCCGTCGCCGGCGGCCATGCCACCCGTGCCGAACTCCAGCGCGTCTACGAGGGCTGGAAGGCGTGGGCCGCCGCCGAGGACGGCTGGTACTCCGTCACCCACGGCGAGATCATCTGCCGCGTGTGA
- the cobC gene encoding Rv2231c family pyridoxal phosphate-dependent protein CobC, which translates to MTGPAEVDLRHHGDTEVGDGLADFAVNVRAGTPPEWLAERIRASVDGLAAYPDPRPARKAVAARHARSAGEVLLTAGAAEAFVLLARVLAPRRAVVVHPQFTEPEAALRAAGHEVERLILEKDFTLDPRAVPDGADLVVIGNPTNPTSVLHPADAIAALAAPGRTVVVDEAFMDCVPGEPESLATRLPPGVVVIRSLTKTWGLAGLRAGYVLADPHMIGRLAEAQPLWAVSTPALAAVEACSTPEAVAEGEAWAAGLAAERDRLAAELSARGLYVVPGARASFLCLRVQDALGIRALLRQRGYAVRRGDTFPGLGPDWLRIAVRDRPSNDRLLDVLGELGI; encoded by the coding sequence GTGACCGGGCCCGCCGAGGTCGACCTGCGCCACCACGGGGACACCGAGGTCGGCGACGGCCTCGCCGACTTCGCCGTCAACGTCCGCGCCGGCACGCCTCCCGAGTGGCTCGCCGAGCGGATCCGCGCGTCCGTCGACGGCCTCGCCGCCTACCCCGACCCCCGCCCGGCCCGCAAGGCGGTCGCCGCGCGGCACGCCAGGTCCGCCGGGGAGGTGCTGCTCACCGCCGGGGCCGCGGAGGCGTTCGTGCTGCTCGCACGCGTGCTCGCCCCGCGCCGGGCCGTGGTGGTGCACCCCCAGTTCACCGAGCCGGAGGCGGCGCTGCGGGCCGCCGGGCACGAGGTGGAGCGGCTGATCCTGGAGAAGGACTTCACCCTCGACCCGAGGGCCGTCCCGGACGGTGCCGACCTCGTCGTGATCGGCAATCCGACCAACCCGACCTCGGTCCTGCATCCGGCCGACGCGATCGCCGCGCTGGCCGCGCCCGGACGGACGGTCGTGGTCGACGAGGCGTTCATGGACTGCGTCCCGGGCGAGCCGGAGAGCCTCGCCACCCGGCTGCCCCCGGGAGTGGTGGTCATCCGCTCCCTGACCAAGACGTGGGGGCTCGCGGGACTGCGCGCCGGGTACGTCCTGGCCGACCCCCACATGATCGGACGGCTGGCGGAGGCGCAGCCGCTGTGGGCGGTGTCCACGCCCGCGCTCGCCGCCGTCGAGGCGTGCTCCACCCCCGAAGCCGTCGCCGAAGGCGAGGCATGGGCCGCCGGGCTCGCCGCCGAACGCGATCGGCTGGCCGCCGAACTGTCGGCAAGGGGCCTGTACGTCGTACCCGGGGCCCGCGCGTCGTTCCTGTGCCTCCGCGTGCAGGACGCCCTGGGCATCCGGGCCCTGCTGAGGCAGCGCGGTTACGCCGTCAGGCGCGGAGACACCTTCCCCGGGCTCGGCCCGGACTGGCTGCGGATCGCCGTGCGCGACCGTCCGTCCAACGACCGCCTGCTGGACGTGCTCGGCGAGCTGGGCATCTGA